GCAGTACCAGCTCCCGTCCATCCTGGGTATGCACCTGCTCGCCCCGTGGGGACGGCGCCACGCGGGGACGGGCGAAGCGTTCGCTGCTGCGCGGCGGCAGTGCGGCGTAGCGGGTGGGGGCGGCGAAGTCGATGGCAGGGATCATGGCAGCTCCATACTTTTGCGTATTGTGTGCACCGCAGCATGAATTTGCAATGACGGGCGCTGCGGTGGGCTGTCACATGGCTCCGCGCCATGGCATCGACCGGCCTGCGGATGGTGCAGCACGGGAGATACAGACAGAAACGCCGTGGCCCCGCACAATGCGGGTCGGAATTCCCCGGAGCGATGGCATGGCCCGCAAACCCGTCCGCGGCCTCACGGCGGCCCAGCTGCAAGCGCTCTGCGGCCAGTGGCCGGGGGTCACCCGTGATACCAAATGGGGTGTCGACATGGTGTTCAGCGTGGGTGGCAAGATGTTTGCGGTGATGCCGTCCGATGGCAGCGGGGGCGGGCGGCTGTCGTTCAAGGTGGGCGACGATCGTTTCCTCGCGCTCACCGATCAACCCGGCATCATTCCGGCGCCGTACCTGGCGCGGGCGCACTGGATATCGATCACCGAACCGCAGCGCTTCGCCACCGCCGAGCTGGCGGCGTACATCCTCGACGCGTACACCCTGGTCCGCGCGAAACTCACCAAAAAATTGCAGGCGGAGCTGGGGCCGCTGCCGACACTCAAGGCGGAAAAGGCATGAAACAGCATCTGGGCGCCCTGGCGCTGCTGGTCGCCGATTACGACGAAGCAATTGCCTGGTACACCCGCGCGCTGGGCTTCGAGCTGATCGAGGACACCGACATGGGCGGCGGCAAGCGCTGGGTATTGCTGGCGCCGCCGGGCTCGCACGAAACGCGCCTGCTGCTGGCGAAAGCGAACGGCGACGAACAGGTCTCGCGCATCGGCAACCAGACCGGTGGCCGCGTCTTCCTGCTGCTGCACACCGACGACTTCCAGCGCGACTGGCAGCGCATGCGCGCCCAAGGCGTGCACTTCCGCGAGGAGCCGCGGCACGAGAGCTACGGCACGGTGGCGGTGTTCGAGGATCTGTACGGCAACGGCTGGGATCTGCTGCAGCTGGCATGATCATGCTGCCGGCAGGCAGGGAGTGGCGGCGCGGGTTTCCATCGGAGGGAAGGGGATGAGGTCTTGGGTGTTCTGGCCGGCGATCATCGCCGCATGCTTCGTGTCGATCAGCCTGAGCCAGGCCGAGCCGCACAACGTGGCCCAGGTGGCGGGCGCAGCCCTGGCCTGGATCGTTACCGTGAGCCTCGGCTGGACACGCTGGGTCGGCAGGCCCGCGACATGGCTTGGACAACTGGCTGCCGCGGCCGGGGCGATCATCCTGGTCGCGCTCATCCATGACTGGCTGCCCAGGACCGACGTGTTCGTGATCTACCGGAGGAACTGCCCACCCCGGATGGGTTCGTTCTGGCCACTGTGCTTCGCCTGGGTCGGCGGGGCCGGACTGAAGACGTTTGCCCTGTGGGGCAGGCGGCTGCCCCTGAGGGGCACGGGAACCGCGCCGAGGTTGCGCGCCGTGGCGTGGTGGTCGCTGATGATCGCCTGGACGCTTGCCTGTGCCCTGGTGTTTGTACGCAACATCAATGCGGTGGCGCTCGGCGTGTCATTGCGCGGTGCTGCGGAGGTGCTGGGAATACTGTTGGGCGCGGGCGGCATTCTTGCCGGCCTCCTGTGGCTTTCGACGCGCTCCGAAAGCAAGGCGCGAAGGAAAGCCCTGGCCGACTACCAAGCGATCGGCGCGGCGACGCGAGCGGCACTGCTGACCTTGATCGACAGCCACGCCCGCCGGGGCACGTTCCGGCTGCTGTATCGCATCGCCAGCGAAAAGGGCGATGCTCATTCGCTTGCCCGCGTAGGTGGCGAACCCCTGGCGGGGCCAGACGAGATGTGGCCCCTCGACGACGAGGGACAGCTCGGCAAATTCCTGCTCCAGTTGCCGCTTGCGGGCGTGGCGCACCCGGCCTGGAACGACCGATGGTTGACGATTTATCTGGGGCAGCACGAGTTGCTCGTCAGAAGTTACCCCGGTGCGGTGGACCTGGTTGTCACCGCTGCTCCCGACGGCGTGACGAAACTCGCCGCCCGGGCACTGGAACCGCTGGCCATGCCGATCATGGAATCCCTCGGTGACGACGATGAGCGGGAGCACGGCGCGCTGGATGGCGCATGGTTGCTGGAGACCGTTCCGGGGCTCGGGAAAAGGCTGTCCGCGCTGACCGCACAGCCGCTGCGCGTGCTGTCGATGCTGCTGGACGGGGACGACGCCATAGCCGACTTCGCGGTGGAAAACACCATCCTAGTGGGCGGCGAGCCCGAGTTGATCCAGGGGCCACACGAACCGCATTGCGAACTTTGCCAGGCGCCGATGCGGTTTCTTCTGCAGTTCTGCGACGTCACGGACAACGACGAGCTCGGTGACTGCGGCGTCGGCTACGTCTATGGCTGCGATGCCCACCCGGAGCATTGCCGGGCGTTCGTGGATTGCTACTGAGAAAGCCGCGGTGCCGATGGCGACAGCAGCGCTACCAGATCAGGTCGTCCGGCACTTCGAACTGCTTGTAATACTCGTCGTCGGTGTCGTTGCCGGCCGTCGTCTCCGTGCGGCCGTGGTCGAGCACGATCATCGCCGCGTCGCGTTCGCGGACCTTGTCGGCGGCCACGCGGGGCAGCAATTCGTAGCCCTCGCCGTGGCGCACGATCACCAGCGTGCCGGCGGCCAGCTGCGCGCGCAGCGGTTCGTTCACCAGCACGTCCCTGATCCGGTCGCCGTCGGTGAAGCGGTAGGCGATCTCGCCTTCGCGTTTCACCTTGTGCGCCTCGACGATCTGGCGCACCTGGGCGCGTGCCTCGTTGAGGCGCAGCTGCGCATTGCGCTCGGCGGCGATGGCCCGGTCGCGCTCGGCCTTTTCCGCCTGCAGGCGCTGCGCCTCGAGCTGTTCGGCGCTGGCGGCTGCGGGCGCCTTGCCCTTGTGCTTCTTTGCCTGTTCGCGCACGACCTGCGCGGCCTTGGCCTTGTTGACCAGGCCGGCCTTGAGCAGTTGTTCCTGCAGCGGATTGCGCATGTTCGGGAGATCCCGGCTGTGCTGGGCCGGCCATTGTAGACCGCGCGGACTGCCGCGCGGCCTGGCCGGATTCGGCGGCTGGCCGCGGACGGCGCCGGAGCCTGCTCGTCGCCACGCCATCCGGCGCCTCGCCGCGCGTCCCGGATGCACGTTGGCGGACGGCCGTTGCCGACGGTCGGAAGGGAGGCTTTACAGCGCGATATCCGGTGTGCATACTGTGTATATGAAGTATACACAGATCGACCCCGAACTGCTTCTGTCGACCAGCGACAGCACGCCGATGTACCAGCAGATCGTCAACCAGATCACCACCAAGGTGATGGCCGGCGACTGGCCGGCGGGCCAGCCGTTGCCGTCGATCCGCGAGTTGGCCAGCGCCAGCCGGGTCAGCGTGATCACGGTCAAGCGCGCCTACGCGGAACTGGGTCAGGCCGGGGTGATCGTGACGCGGCACGGCATGGGTTCGTTCGTGGCCGAGTCGCCGAACCTTTCCAACAGCCTGTTGCACGCCGAGTTCACCCAGCACTTCGAGGCCATGCTGGCCTGCGCGCGACGGCTGGGCCTGTCGGCCGAAGACATCCGCCAATTGCTTGACGACGAACAGGCCGACTGGCCTGCCGAACCCACCAGGGGATCAACACCATGAGCACCGCCTTCGCCCTGTCCGGGGTGACCAAACGCTACGAAAACTTTGCGCTGCGGGACATCGACCTCAGCATGCCCGAGGGGCAGGTGATGGGGCTGGTGGGCGTCAATGGCGCCGGCAAGACCACCTTGCTGCGCATCCTCGGCGGCCTTGCGCTGGCCGACGCGGGCACGGTTGAAGTGCTTGGCCACGACATGCCGACGCAGCAGGTGGCCGCGAAGGCGGACCTGGGATTCGCCACGGAAGACATGCGCCTGTTCAGGACCCGCACGCTGCGCTGGCACATGGATTTCGTGCGTTCGATCTATCCGGGCTGGGACGAGGTCTACGCGGCCGAGTTGCTGCGCCGTTTCGACCTGCGCGCGGAGCAGAGGCTGGCCGGCTTCTCGCACGGGCAGCGGGTCAAGGCGCTGCTGATGCTCAATTTCGCCCGCCGACCAAAACTGCTGCTGCTCGACGAGCCCACCACGGGCCTGGACCCGGTCGCCCGCGACGAGGTGCTGGAAGCGCTTGCCGACGTATTGCGCGACGAGGCGCGCAGCGTGCTGTTCTCCTCGCACAACACCAAGGACATCGAGCAGATGGCCGACACCATCACCTTCGTTCACAACGGCACGCTGCTCGCCTCGCGGGACAAGGAATCCTTCCTCGACGACTGGCGCCGTGTCATCTGCCACGGGTCGTGGGTGCCGGACAAGGCCGCGTGGCCGGAGATCGCCGCGGTGCGCCAGAACGGATCGATCGTGGAACTGAAGGTGCGCCAGTTCAGCGAGGGCCTGCTGCAGCGCATGCAGACGCAAGGCGCGGACATCCGCAGCGCCGATCCGATGAATCTCGAAGACATCTTCGTTACCACCGTACGCGCTGGAGGTGCGGCATGAATCGTTCCCGACTCAACTGGCCGGTGATCAGGCTGCTGGTGGCGAAGGACTGGCAACTGTTCCAGAAGCAGCTGGCTGCGTGCGTGCTCGGCGGCATCGTGGCGTTGTGCCTGATCGGCATGGCCACCGGCTGGAGTTTCTACCTGGGCTCGCTGCTGCTGATCATCATGCTGGTGTGCACCTCGTGCTTCTCGATTTCGAATTCGTTGCTGGTCGAGCGCAAGGAGCACACGCTGGCCTTCGTGATGAGCCTGCCGGTGACGCCGCTGGATTACTACCTGTCGAAGCTGGTCGGCAACCTGGTCACCTTCCTCGTGCCGTTCCTGGCGATGCTGGCCGGAACCGTGCTGGTGATCCTGTACACGCCGCTGCCGGACGGGTTGGTCGTGCTGTCCTTGCTGATCTTCGGACACGTGTTGCTGGCTTATGCCGTGTCCCTGAGCGTGGCCATGGCGGTGGAGTCCGAGGGCTGGAACATCTTCGCGATGATCGGCAGCATGCTGCTGATCAATCCCCTGATCATGCTGTTGGGGCAGATCCCGGCGATCAATGATCACGTCAAGGCCGACACGATTTATTTCGCTCCCGTCGCGGTGGCGATCCTGCTGGCCCAGGCGACGCTGAGCGTGGTTGTGCTGGCGGCAACCGGCTGGGTGCACTGCCGGAAGAAATCCTTCTACTGAGCTGATCCACCGTTCCCGCTGAGCGCAGCCCGCGCAGCGGGCGGAGTCGAAGCGCCTTCGCGTCCCTGGCCTTCCTGGAATCCGGCCAGGGAAAAGGCGGGGCGCAGGGCAAGAACCCACTCGTCAGTCCGACAGATCCGTTCGGGGGTTTCGCCATGCACGACACCGTGCGTTTTCACTACATGGACAACCTGCGCGCGCTGGCGATGCTGGCCGGGGTGGTCTTCCACGCCGCGCTGGCCTACAGCCCGCTGCTGCACCCGTATTTCCCCACGGCCGATCGCGCGCAGTCGCCGGCCGTCGACCTGGTCATCTGGTTGCTGCACCTGTTCCGCATGCCGCTGTTCTTCGTGGTCGCCGGCTTCTTCGCCGCGATGCTGCTGAACAAGCGCGGGATGGGTGGCCTGATTCTCAATCGGCTCAGGCGCATCGGGTTGCCGCTGGTGATCTTCTGCCCGCTGGTGATCGCCGCGATGAGCTACAGCACGCTGCAAGCCGCGGCGTACGTGCAGAACCCGTCGCCGGTCCTGCTGATGATCCGGCAGTTCTCGCAGATGGCGAACCCGCCAGCGCCGCCACCGGGCACCGGGCATCTGTGGTTCCTCTACTACCTGCTGTTCTTCTACGTGCTGACCTGGGTGGCCCGAAGCCTGGAGCTGGGCAAGCCGGGCAACTTCGTGCGCGGCTTGAATCCCGCGTGGCAACTGCTGCTGTTTCCGGTGCTGCTGGTGCCGGCGCTGGCTTCGGTGAGCGCGCCGCATCCGGCACCGGAAAGCCTGTTTCCCCAGTTCTGGGCATTCGGCTTCTACGGGCCGTTCTTCGTTTTCGGCTACCTGCTGTCTGGCCACGAAGCTTTGATCGACCGGTTCCGTCGTTTCGCGCCGTGGCTGCTGCTGGCCAGCGTCGCGCTTTACGGTGCGTTCCTGTATCTGCTCAAGCGCCACGTGCCCACCGCCGCGGATCCGTCCGCCAGCGTGCCCATCGCGGTGATCGAGGCGTGCATCAGCGTCTGGATGACCTGCGTGTGCCTGGTCGCCGGCCGCTCACTGCTGAACCGCAGCAACCGCCTGTTGCGCTACCTGTCCGACGCATCGTACTGGGTCTACATCGTCCATCTGCCGATCCTGTTCGTGATCCAGTATCGGCTGATGGACATGGCGTGGGGGTGGGGTGCGAAGTTCGCGATCTCCGTCGTTGCGACCTTCGCGATCTGCCTGCTCAGCTACCACCTGCTGGTGCGCAAGACCGTGGTCGGCCGACTGCTCGGTGCCCGACTGCCGGTGGCGGGAAGGGCCGCGGGGGCGTGATTGGCGTCGACGCCGTTCGGGCGCAACCGGTCAATCCGCGTTGTCCGGCTCGAAGAAGCTCCAGCGTATGTCGGTGAATTCCGCCTTCATCGCGGCCTCGACGGTGTTGATCGCGGCGATCAGTTCGGGGTTGCCGGCGGTGGGCTGCATCCGCGCCTTCACCGCGACCATCACGTCGGGGCCCATCTGCAGGGTGATCAGGTTCAGCACGTCGGCGACTTCGGGGCGGTTTTTCAGGAAGCCCATCAGCTCGTCGCGACGGCGGGGTTCCACGCCCTGGCCGATCAGCAGGGCCTTCACCTCGATCGCCACCAGCACCGCCACCACGATCAGCAGCAGGCCGATCGCGATGGTGCCGGCGGCGTCGAACATCAGGTTGCCGGTGAGCATGGTGGCGCCGACGGCGACGGCGGCCAGGCACAGGCCGACCAAGGCGGCCAAGTCCTCGCCGAAGATCACCAGCAGTTCGCTGGAACGGGTCTGGCGGAACCATGTCCACAGGTCCTGCCCGCCGCGGGCCTTGTTCACTTCCTCAAGGCAGCCGCGCATCGAGATGCCTTCGACGACGATGCCGAACACCAGCACGCCCAGCGCCAGCCACGGCCACTTCAGCGGTTCCGGATGGGTGAGCTTGTGCACGCCCTCGTAGATCGAGAACATGCCGCCCACGCTGAACAGCAGGATCGCGACCAGGAACGACCAGAAATACAGGGCGCGGCCCCAGCCCAGCGGGAATTCGTCCGACGGCGGTCGTTTGGTCTGGCGGATGCCGAGCAGCAGCAGGCCCTGGTTGCCGCAGTCGGCCAGCGAGTGCACGGCTTCGGCCATCATCGCGCCGGAACCAGTGACGATGGCGGCGACGAGCTTGGCCACGAAGATGGCGAAGTTGGCACCCAGTGCGAGCAGGATGGCCTTGATCGGGTTGGCGTGGCCGGAAGACATGCAGCTTCAATCCATGGAATGAGGCTGCCCAGTTTACCGGTGGCGCAGAATTTTGCGCAGGGAGATCAGTGGATGCCCACGCCCACGCCCAGGCCGAAGCGGATGTTGTTGCGGCCCTTGTTCATTTCCTCGGCGGTCCACACGTGCGAGTGCATCACGCTGACCAGCGGGAACACGTAATCCGCTTCGCCGACCTTGCCGGCACGACTGCCGTCGAGCTTGCCGTCGACCGTCATCATCGCGCCGGCGGGATAGTCCAGCGGCTCCACGTAGCCCGGTATCACCGCGACGAAGCGGCCACTGCCGCTGTCGTTCGCCTTCGGCCGCTGCGAGGAGTCGAGCGGGTAGGCCAGCAGCTCGATCTCGCTGTGGTCGGCGAACACCTTGACCTGCACGATGCGGCCCCCCCAGACCACCTCGTTGCCGCTGAACTTCTCGGGCGTCTGGGCCACTTCGAACGGCGCGGCGGTGACGGTGCCGGCGCTGGTCTTGTAGATCGGTGCCGGCGCGCAGGCGGCCAGCATCAGCAGGGCGGCGGGCATGGCGAGGCGGGTCAGCAGGGAAGCAGGACGGATGCGCATGGACGTGCTCCTGGAGGAAGCCGGATGGGTGGATGCACCGAGCTTAGCGGCGGCCCGGCGGCCGCGGTAGTCGCGAGGCGGGCAGCGGGCTGGGGACGTTCAGCTGGCTGCCGGCTTCGTCCAGCAGCCAGTCGAGTTTCACTTCGGCCGGACGCTCCTGCGACAGCAGGCTGGCCAGCACGCGCAGCGGTTCGCGCAAGCTGTCGTCGAGGTTCCACGGCGCGTTGAGGATGACCATGCCCGAGCCGTTGAGGCGCAGCGGCGAATCGTCCGGGTGCACCAGCAATTCGGCGCGCAGGATGCGCTTGACGCCGCTGTGCTGCAGCTTGCGCAGGAACGGCTGCACCTGGCTGCGCAGCTTGATCGGATACCACACCGCATACACGCCGGTGGGCCAGCGCAGCAGGGCGGTCTTCAACGCCTGCTCGATCAGCTTGTATTCGGCTTCCTGCGCCTCGTAGGGCGGATCGATCAGCACCAGGCCGCGCTTCTCCTTCGGCGGCAGCAGCGCCTTCAGCGCCTCGTAGCCGTCGCGCTGGTGCACGTGCACCTGGGGATTGCCGCGGAACAGGTCGCGCAGCTTGGACGCTTCCTCGGTGTGCAGTTCGCACAACTGGGCGCTGTCGTCCGGGCGCAGCAGGCGGGCGACCTGCAGCGGCGAACCGGGGTACTGCTTCAGTCCCTGCTCGTTGCCCTCGCCACCCAGGATGCTGGCCCGCCAGCGCTGCAGCAGCGCCGGCACCTTCTCGGCCGGATGCAGGCGGGAGATGCCGTCCTTGTGCTCGCCGGTCTTCTTCGCCTCGAAACCGTCCAGCGGATAGTTGCCGCTGCCGGCGTGGGTGTCGATGTAGCAGAACGGCGCGGGCTTGGCCTGCATCGCCTCGATCAGGGCGAGCAGCACGGTGTGTTTCAGGACATCGGCGAAATTGCCGGCGTGATAGGCGTGGCGGTAATTCATGGCGGTCACGGCGGGCGGGGTGGCCGAGTATAGAGCGCCCGGCGCGATGTTCCCCGTGATCGACGGGCAGCCCGGGCGGAGCCTGCTCCAGAGTTGAGCTCGTCCGCAGCAGTCCGTAAGCTGCCGTGATGAGTTTTCCCCGGCGCCAGCTGTCGCATTCCCGGCCCTGCCTTGCACTGGCCTGGCTGGCCTGGCTGCTCCTGCTGGCCAGCCCGCTGCAGGCTGCACCGATGGCCATGGCTGCCGGTGTTGCGCATGGTGGCCATGCGGCGATGGCGCAGCATGGCGAGCTTGCCGCCGATGCCGGGATGGCGGACGACTGCTGTGCGGCGCAACCGCTTCCGGCGGGTGATGTCGCGCAGCACGCCTGTCACTGCGCCGCATGGTGCGGCAGCGCCCTGCCGGCATGGGCGCTGCCGATGCCCGATCGCGTCGCCATGCAGACGCCGCGGGCGACGCCGCGAAGCTCGTTCATGCCACACGGCGTGCACATGCGATTGCTGCGGCCACCCGCCGCCTGACTTTCCTGCGTGTCCCCGACCCCGGTGACGACTCGAGCTGTCGAGGCGAGCGTGCCGGGCAACCGTGACCGGCGTCGCGCGTCGACGTCGTGCTGGAGAGTTCCATGAAACCTCTTTCTTCCCGCCCCGATCTGTCGCGGCGGCGTTTCGTGCAGGGCGTCGCGCTGGGCAGCGTGGCTGCCGGCGCGGGACTGCTGCGGCCTTCCGACGCCTGGGCGCTGAACAGTCCCGGGCAACCGGTGGTGTTGAGCGGCACCGACTTCGCGCTGGACATCGTCGAGCGCAGCGTCAACTTCACCGGCGCGGCGCGGCCGGCGATCACCGTCAACGGCGGCGTGCCCGGTCCCCTGCTGCGCATGCGCGAAGGCAGCACGGTGAGCCTGCGCGTGAGCAACCGCCTGCGCGTGCCCACCTCGATCCACTGGCACGGCATCGTGCTGCCGTTCCGGATGGATGGCGTGCCCGGCCTCAGTTTCGACGGCATCGCGCCGGGCGAAACTTTCCTCTACCGCTTCCAGCTCCGTCAGAGCGGCACCTACTGGTATCACTCGCACTCGGGTTTCCAGGAACAGAACGCGCTGTACGGCCCGCTGGTGATCGAGCCGGCCGGCCCCGAGCGCCATCCGATCGACCGCGACTACGTGGTGATGCTCAACGACTGGACCGACGAGGACCCCGAGCGCATCTACGCCAGGCTCAAGAAGCAGAGCGACTACTACAACTTCGCCCAGCCGACCGCGGCGGATTTTTTCCGCGACATGCGCGAGAAGGGATTGTCCCGCGCGCTGTCGATGCGCCGGATGTGGAACGAGATGCGCATGAACCCGACCGACCTCGGCGACGTCTCCGGTCACACCTACACCTACCTGATGAACGGAGCGGCCCCCGCGCAGAACTGGACCGGCCTGTTCCGGCCAGGCGAGAAGCTGCGCCTGCGCTTCATCAACGGCTCGGCGTCCACGTTCTTCGACGTGCGCATACCCGGACTGAAGATGACCGTGATCGCCGCCGACGGGCAGGACGTCGAACCGGTGCCGGTCGACGAGTTCCGCATCGCGGTGGCCGAAACCTATGACGTGATTGTCGAGCCGCAGGAGGAGCGCGCATACACGGTGTTTGCCCAGTCGATCGATCGCGGCGGTTACGCGCGCGGAACGCTGGCGCCGCGTGCAGGGATGACGGCGGAGGTGCCGCCGGTGGACCGGCGCGTGTGGCTGGACATGCGCGACATGATGGGCGCCATGCCGCACGCCGGGCACGACGGTGGCCATGCCGCGATGCCCGGCATGGATCATGGCCGCATGGATCACGGCAGCATGGCCGCCGCACCGGCCGTGCACCACGCTCGCAGCGAATACGGTCCCGGCGTGGACATGCGCGTCGACACGCCGCGCAGCAACCTCGACGACCCGGGCGTCGGCCTGCGCGACAACGGTCGCCGCGTGTTGACCTATGCGTATCTGCACACGGTCGGCGGTCCGCTCGACGCGCGCGAGCCAGGCCGCGAGATCGAGCTTCACCTGACCGGCAACATGGAGCGCTTCATGTGGTCGTTCGACGGCATCCAGTACCCCGACGCCACGCCCATCCATTTCAACACCGGCGAGCGCCTGCGCATCGTGCTGGTCAACGACACCATGATGAACCACCCGATCCACCTGCACGGCATGTGGAGCGAGCTGGAAAATCCGGATGGCCGGTTCCAGGTGCGCAAGCACACGGTCAACGTGCAGCCGGCGCAGCGGATCAGCTACGCGGTGACCGCCGACGCGCCGGGCCGCTGGGCCTGGCACTGCCATCTGCTGTACCACATGGAGGCGGGGATGATGCGCGAGGTGGTGGTGTCATGACCATCCATCGTCGCGAACACTGGCTCATTCCATCGCGCTCGGCATGGCTGATCGCGCTGTTGCTGGCGCTGCCGCCGGCGGTCGAGGCGCAGAGCGCACCCGCTGCGTCGAGCAGCACGGCGCCCATGGCCATGCCGGCGATGCCCGGGATGGATCACGGCGAGATGCCGGGGATGGATCACCCTGCGGCGCCCATCGCTCCGACGGCACCCGACATGCCGGCGCTGGAGCCGCCGCCGACGTCGGGCATGCCCATGGCGCCGATGCAGGGCGGCCGCCCGCCTGCGGACGCACGCAGCGGCGATTACTCCGACGGCATCGCCGCCAGCCCGATGCACGCGATGCCCGTGCACGGACGCGCAGCGTCCGGCCTGCTGCGGATCGATCAGCTGGAGGCCTTCCATGGCGACGAAGACAACGGCCAGCGCTGGGATATCCGGGGCTGGTACGGCAACGACAGCGACAAGCTGTGGCTGCGCAGCGAAGGCGTACGCAGCGGCGGCAAGCTCGAGGACGGCGAACTGGAGCTGCTCTGGAACCACGCCACCAGCAGCTACTGGAGCCGCCAGCTGGGTGTCCGCCACGATATCGGCAACGGTCCGGCACGCAGTTGGATCGCCGTTGGCGTGCAGGGGCTCGCGCCGTACTGGTTCGAGCTGGAGGCGACCGCTTACGCCGGGGCCGGCGGACGGACAGCCGCGCGCCTGCGCGTGGACTACGAGTTGCTGTTGACCCAGCGGCTGGTGCTGCAGCCGGAGCTGGAGGTGAACCTGTACGGCCGGCGCGATCCGCAGCGCCGCTTGGGTGAGGGCGTATCCGACATCCAGTTCGGCCTGCGTTTGCGCTACGAGATCCGGCGGGAGTTTGCGCCCTATGTCGGAGTGGACTGGACACGTCGGGTCGGCGCGACCGCCGATTATGCACGGGACGATCAGCGGGCGGTGCGGGAGCGGCAATGGCTGGCCGGGGTACGGTTCTGGTTCTGAGATCGCGTATCGTCAGGGTGAGTCGACCCTTGTGGGCCGGTTGACGTATAACGGCATGGCACGCGTGGCGTGCCCTCGACGAACCCAACGGCAGGCGAGCTTGCAACTGATGCGACGGAGACGGACCTCACCGGGGTGGAGCCAACGCTGCGTGCTGCTGCTGGTGGCCGCGCTGCTGTCGCTGTTCGGCCTGTCCGCGTCGGCCCAGCAGTATTCGCTGACCACCTACGACCGCAAGTCGGGCCTGGAAAGCCAGGCGATCAACGTGTTGCTGCAGGACCAGCGCGGCTTCGTCTGGGCCGGCACCGAGATGGGCCTGTACCGCTTCGACGGCGGCAGCTTCGAGCGCATGGGTGCGGCGCAGGGCTTTGCCCGGGGCGAGTACGTCACCGCGATGGTGCAGAACCCGCGCATCGGCCAGCTGTGGGTGGCCACCCAGTCCGGCCTGCGCGTCGGCGACGGCCTGCACTTCAGCAAGGTGGAGCCGGCGGGACAACCGCTGGTGGTCGACGTGGGCCGGCAGATGGTCGCGCTGGATGACGGACGGCTGCTGCTGGTGAAGAACGACCGGCTGATGGTGCTTTCCGGCGGACATGGCGGGCAGGGCTGGCAGCTGCGGCCGATGTTCGACGAGGCGCAACTCGCCGCCGTGCCGCAGCTGCGCCGGATCACCGTGATCCACGCCACGCCCGGTCGCCTGTGGATCGGCTGCGATGGCTCGCTGTGCAGCGTCGATGACGCG
This is a stretch of genomic DNA from Rhodanobacter sp. FDAARGOS 1247. It encodes these proteins:
- a CDS encoding copper resistance protein B: MTIHRREHWLIPSRSAWLIALLLALPPAVEAQSAPAASSSTAPMAMPAMPGMDHGEMPGMDHPAAPIAPTAPDMPALEPPPTSGMPMAPMQGGRPPADARSGDYSDGIAASPMHAMPVHGRAASGLLRIDQLEAFHGDEDNGQRWDIRGWYGNDSDKLWLRSEGVRSGGKLEDGELELLWNHATSSYWSRQLGVRHDIGNGPARSWIAVGVQGLAPYWFELEATAYAGAGGRTAARLRVDYELLLTQRLVLQPELEVNLYGRRDPQRRLGEGVSDIQFGLRLRYEIRREFAPYVGVDWTRRVGATADYARDDQRAVRERQWLAGVRFWF
- a CDS encoding copper resistance system multicopper oxidase, coding for MKPLSSRPDLSRRRFVQGVALGSVAAGAGLLRPSDAWALNSPGQPVVLSGTDFALDIVERSVNFTGAARPAITVNGGVPGPLLRMREGSTVSLRVSNRLRVPTSIHWHGIVLPFRMDGVPGLSFDGIAPGETFLYRFQLRQSGTYWYHSHSGFQEQNALYGPLVIEPAGPERHPIDRDYVVMLNDWTDEDPERIYARLKKQSDYYNFAQPTAADFFRDMREKGLSRALSMRRMWNEMRMNPTDLGDVSGHTYTYLMNGAAPAQNWTGLFRPGEKLRLRFINGSASTFFDVRIPGLKMTVIAADGQDVEPVPVDEFRIAVAETYDVIVEPQEERAYTVFAQSIDRGGYARGTLAPRAGMTAEVPPVDRRVWLDMRDMMGAMPHAGHDGGHAAMPGMDHGRMDHGSMAAAPAVHHARSEYGPGVDMRVDTPRSNLDDPGVGLRDNGRRVLTYAYLHTVGGPLDAREPGREIELHLTGNMERFMWSFDGIQYPDATPIHFNTGERLRIVLVNDTMMNHPIHLHGMWSELENPDGRFQVRKHTVNVQPAQRISYAVTADAPGRWAWHCHLLYHMEAGMMREVVVS